The Lutibacter sp. A64 genome segment AAGGAAAAGCACTGTATGTTGGTATTTCTAACTATCAACCAGAGAGAGCAGCAGAAGCATTTAAAATTTTAAAAGAATTGGGAACACCATGTTTAATTCACCAACCTAGATATAGTATGTTAGACCGTTGGGTTGAAGATGGATTGTTAAACTTAATTGAAAAAGAAGGTGTTGGTGCTATCGCTTTTTCGCCATTAGCGCAAGGAATGTTAACCGATAAATATTTAAATGGTTTTCCTGAAGATTCTAGAGCTATAAAAGATGGTAGGTATTTAAAAACGGAACAAATTAATAAGCAGCTTTCTAAAATAAAAAAACTAAACGAAATTGCTTTAAAAAGAGAGCAAAGTTTAGCTCAAATGGCTATTTCTTGGATTTTAAAAGATAATAGAATTACATCTGTTTTAATTGGCGCTAGTAAAACAGCACAAATTTTAGATAGTTTAAAAGCAATAGATAATACTACTTTTTCAAAGGAAGAATTAACGGCTATTGAAACTATTTTAAGCTAATTACTAGATTATTTTCAATAAAAAAAAAGACTGTCTAAAAAGTTAAATTTTCGTCAACCTGAATTTATTTTAGGTTCTCATAGTGATTGATTATCAGTAAGATGAGATTTTGAAATAAAATCAAAATGACAGGTTTCTATACTTTTCAGACAGTCTCTTTTCTGTAATTAAATAAAACTTAAAGTTTTATAAGCTCCTTACTTTCAACATCTAAATACCTTCTACTTCCTAAATAATGCTCTCCACACCAAGCATCATAGGCGTCAGAAGTTGGATCCATAGAATTTAAACGCACTCTTTTTGAAGAATGAATAAATTCTTGTTTCCCATTTCCTAACCAAATACCTACATGAGTAACACGTTGTTTTTTATCAGCTGTTGCTTTAGTACCAAAAAACATTAAATCTCCCTTTTCTAAACCTTCTAACTCTAAATTTTTATCAACAATTTCACCTTTTAAAATTTGTTGAGAAGCATCTCTCGGTGTTACAAAACCATTCATTAAATACACAGTTTTTACAAAACCACTACAATCCATTGCTTTTGTAGAAGTTCCTCCCCATAAATATGGCGAACCTAACAAACTTTTAGCATAACGTTCTACTAATTCTTTAGAAGGTTTTAAATGAATTAACCATTGCTTATATTTTTCGGCGTCGTCTTTTTTAAGAAAACCAACTCTTCCATCAGGAAATTCAACTTTAAAACTGTTTGCTAATTCTTCAATTAATTTAACTTTTCCTCCAAGAACCATATCTGTTAAAATAATTTTGAAATCAGAATCTTGATAAGAATTCCCTGTAGTTTTTGTATAAATTATAAGTTCAGATTCATTCCATTTATTTAATTGATCTTTTGTAAAAAATGCAATTCCACCATTATCTACCCATGCAATATATTTTTCTGGAGTTTGTACTAGCGAAAAAGACCCATCATTTTTTAAAACTTTTAATTCTGTTCCTAAAATAACTTGAGTAACTAACTCTGCAGAATGTTTTCCTTTACCTCTTAAATTCGATGCAGAATTATTTGCCAATGCATATGTATATTCTCCTACAGTTGCCTCTGGTAAAATTGAAACACTATCTATAAATACTATTCCTTTAGCTGTTAAACTACTTTTTAGACCTTCAATAGCTAATGGATTATCTGTTTCTCCTTCTAATATTAAATTAGTTCCTGCTTTTTTATATGAAACATCATAAATAGCAACTCTTTTATCTGGTGCATATTTAGTTTTAATACTGTCGTTTAAATTTTTAAATGTAGTTATAGAGTTTTTATCTGTTTGACAAGAATAAAAAAGTACTAATACTAAAATATAGTTTAAATATTTCATGTGTTGTTTTAAGGTTATATTAAAAATTAATTAAGTAGTGTTTTCTTTTTCAAATATATTGAATTTTAAGCAAAATAATATTAAAACAAAAAGAGATTCCAATAAATTGGAACCTCTTTTCTAAAGTACATTTGCCAGCCATAGCTAGTGTACTGTTTTTTTACAAGCTATTTAAACTAGCTTTTATTGTTTCAATTTTAGATAAAGCATCTGCTTCTTTTTGACGTTCGATAGCAATTACTTTTTCTGGAGCATTATTTACAAAACGCTCATTACTTAATTTCTTTTGAACAGATTTTAAGAAACCTTCAGTATATTTTAATTCTTCTTCTAACTTAGCTTTTTCAGCTTCAACATCAATTGCATCTCCCATTGGAATAAAATATTCGTTAGATTTTACTCTAAAACTCAATGCTCCTTCAACTTTTTCAGTAACATAATTTATGCTAGACAAGTTACCTAATTTTTCAATAACTTTATCAAAATCGGTAGTAGTATTGTCATTATTCAATACAGAAAATTCTATTTGTTCTTTAAAAGAAATATTTTTTTCTTTTCTAATATTTCTAATTCCTGAAATTACTTCTGAAGCAATTTTAAAATTTGAAATTAAAGATTCGTTAACTTCTACTAAAGTAGGATACTCTGCAATAATTAACGCTTCTTCAGGAGTTCTTTCAGAAATATGTTGCCAAATTTCTTCAGTTAAGAATGGCATAAATGGATGTAATATTTTTAAATTATCTTCTAAAAATGAAATTACACTTTTTAATGTTTTAGCATCAATAGGTTGTTGATACCCCGGTTTTACCATTTCTAAGAACCAAGAAGAAAAATCGTCCCAAATTAATTTGTAAATACTCATTAAAGCTTCACTAATTCTATATTGATCAAAAGATTTCTCTAAATCATGTAAGGTTTGTTGAAACTTAGCTTGATACCAATCAATAGCAATTTTAGCAGATTGTGGTTGTTCTATAGTTTCAGAAACTTCCCAACCTTTTATTAAACGGAACGCATTCCATATTTTATTTGAAAAATTTCGTCCTTGTGCACATAATTCTACATCAAATAATAAATCGTTACCAGCAGCAGAACATAACAACATTCCAACACGAACACCATCTGCTCCGTATTTTTCCATTAATTCAATAGGATCTGGCGAATTACCTAAGGATTTAGACATTTTTCGTCCTTTTGCATCACGTACAATTCCAGTAAAATATACGTTTGTAAATGGTTTTTCTTGTCTAAATTCATAACCAGCAAAAATCATACGAGCAACCCAAAAGAAAATAATATCAGGACCTGTTACTAAATCGTTTGTTGGATAATAATAGTTAATTTCTTTATTTTCAGGATTATTAATACCATCAAAAACAGAAATTGGCCATAACCAAGAAGAAAACCAAGTATCTAAAGCATCTGGATCTTGCTTTAAATCTTCAACTTTAAATTCTTTCCCTACTTTTTCTGAAGCTTTTTTAACCGCTTCTTCAATAGTTTCAGCAATTACAAAATCTTCTACACCTTCGCCATAAAAATATGCAGGAATTTGATGTCCCCACCAAAGTTGACGAGAGATATTCCAGTCACGTACATTTTCTAACCAGTGACGGTAGGTATTGTTATAATGTTTTGGGAAGAACTTAATTTCTTCATCTTCTAGCACTGCTTTTAAAGCCGGTTTAACAATAGTATCCATTTTTAAAAACCATTGAGCTGAAATTTTTGGTTCTATTACTTCTTTTGTTCTTTCAGAAGTACCAACTTTATGCATATATGGTTCAACTTTTACCAAACAACCTATTTCTTCAAGTTCTTTTGTAATTTCTTTACGAACTACAAAACGATCTTTTCCTTCATAATGCAGTCCAAAAGAGTTTAATGTTGCGTCATCATTAAAAATATCAATTACTTCTAAATTATGTTTTTCACCTAAAACCTTATCATTTGGATCGTGTGCTGGAGTAACTTTTAAACATCCTGTTCCAAATTCTATATCTACATATTCATCTTCAATAATAGGAATTACTCTATCAACAATTGGTACAATTGCTTTTTTACCTTTTAAATGTCTAAAACGTTCATCATTAGGATTAATACAAATTGCTGAGTCTCCTAAAATAGTTTCTGGACGCGTAGTTGCAATTGTAAGTACATCTTCACTTCCTTCAATTTTATAATTTACATGGTATAGGTTACCTTGTTTTTCTTCAAAAATAACCTCTTCGTCAGATAAGGTTGTTTTTGCAGAAGGATCCCAATTCACCATTCTATAACCTCTATAAATAAATCCTTTATTATATAGGTCTATAAAAACCTTAGTAACAGCTTCACTTAAATCTGCATCCATAGTAAACTTTGTACGTTTCCAATCGCAAGAAGCTCCTAATTTT includes the following:
- the mgrA gene encoding L-glyceraldehyde 3-phosphate reductase, with product MSKKFKYEASASRYDNMSYRRTGKSGLLLPELSLGLWHNFGEKDDFNNAKNLIKCAFDNGITHFDLANNYGPPYGSAETTFGKILKKDFKKYRDELIISSKAGYDMWPGPYGDFGSKKYLTASLDQSLKRMNLDYVDIFYHHRPDYDTPLEETMGTLDLMVRQGKALYVGISNYQPERAAEAFKILKELGTPCLIHQPRYSMLDRWVEDGLLNLIEKEGVGAIAFSPLAQGMLTDKYLNGFPEDSRAIKDGRYLKTEQINKQLSKIKKLNEIALKREQSLAQMAISWILKDNRITSVLIGASKTAQILDSLKAIDNTTFSKEELTAIETILS
- a CDS encoding C40 family peptidase, coding for MKYLNYILVLVLFYSCQTDKNSITTFKNLNDSIKTKYAPDKRVAIYDVSYKKAGTNLILEGETDNPLAIEGLKSSLTAKGIVFIDSVSILPEATVGEYTYALANNSASNLRGKGKHSAELVTQVILGTELKVLKNDGSFSLVQTPEKYIAWVDNGGIAFFTKDQLNKWNESELIIYTKTTGNSYQDSDFKIILTDMVLGGKVKLIEELANSFKVEFPDGRVGFLKKDDAEKYKQWLIHLKPSKELVERYAKSLLGSPYLWGGTSTKAMDCSGFVKTVYLMNGFVTPRDASQQILKGEIVDKNLELEGLEKGDLMFFGTKATADKKQRVTHVGIWLGNGKQEFIHSSKRVRLNSMDPTSDAYDAWCGEHYLGSRRYLDVESKELIKL
- a CDS encoding valine--tRNA ligase translates to MSLATKYNPQDIEDKWYNYWMNNNYFYSIPNEKEPYTIVIPPPNVTGVLHMGHMLNNTIQDVLIRRARLKGKNACWVPGTDHASIATEAKVVAKLKEQGIHKSDLTRDEFLKHAWDWTDEHGGIILEQLKKLGASCDWKRTKFTMDADLSEAVTKVFIDLYNKGFIYRGYRMVNWDPSAKTTLSDEEVIFEEKQGNLYHVNYKIEGSEDVLTIATTRPETILGDSAICINPNDERFRHLKGKKAIVPIVDRVIPIIEDEYVDIEFGTGCLKVTPAHDPNDKVLGEKHNLEVIDIFNDDATLNSFGLHYEGKDRFVVRKEITKELEEIGCLVKVEPYMHKVGTSERTKEVIEPKISAQWFLKMDTIVKPALKAVLEDEEIKFFPKHYNNTYRHWLENVRDWNISRQLWWGHQIPAYFYGEGVEDFVIAETIEEAVKKASEKVGKEFKVEDLKQDPDALDTWFSSWLWPISVFDGINNPENKEINYYYPTNDLVTGPDIIFFWVARMIFAGYEFRQEKPFTNVYFTGIVRDAKGRKMSKSLGNSPDPIELMEKYGADGVRVGMLLCSAAGNDLLFDVELCAQGRNFSNKIWNAFRLIKGWEVSETIEQPQSAKIAIDWYQAKFQQTLHDLEKSFDQYRISEALMSIYKLIWDDFSSWFLEMVKPGYQQPIDAKTLKSVISFLEDNLKILHPFMPFLTEEIWQHISERTPEEALIIAEYPTLVEVNESLISNFKIASEVISGIRNIRKEKNISFKEQIEFSVLNNDNTTTDFDKVIEKLGNLSSINYVTEKVEGALSFRVKSNEYFIPMGDAIDVEAEKAKLEEELKYTEGFLKSVQKKLSNERFVNNAPEKVIAIERQKEADALSKIETIKASLNSL